Below is a window of Streptomyces spongiicola DNA.
TCACCGCCGGTTCACTCCCGGGAGCGGCCGGGCCGGACGGCGTACGGGCGTCCGGTCCGGGAGGGCGGAGGCGCCTAGCCCAGGAGAGTGTTCAGGTCCACGCTGTCGCCGGCCGGGGGAGTCGCGGTCGGGACCGGCTTGTCGTAGTCCGAGAAGTCCACGGTCGCCTTCGTCGCGCCGGCACTCGCCACCACCAGGCGCACCGGATGGGGCTCGCCCTCGGCGGCGACGTACAGAGTGATCGTCCGGCCTGCCGGAGTGCCCGTCACCGGGATGGCCCCGACGCCGTCGACCTCCGTCTTCTCGCCCTTGGTGAGAGGGATGGCGCCGATGGGGACGTCGGTGAGCCGGTCGACGAACGTGTCCAGGTCGCAGACCCGGGCGATGCCCCGGAGCAGGCCGGTGTCGGTGGTGCCGCGCAGATAGCGGTCCCCGACGAGTCCCCTGACCGCTTCGCCGCCGCCGGGCACCTGGTTCTTCCAGAACGCGGCGTCCGGCTTCATCCACACCGTCTCACCGCGTTTGATGATCTCCACGGAGCCCTCGCCGCCCACGCCGACCGTCCCGGCGCAGTTGCCCGAGCGGTCGAGGGCGAGGTCCAGCTCGATCGGAGAGCCCGGCTCCCGCAGGTCGCCCTCGCCGGTGATGCGCACCGACTCCGCGTCGAGCAGGGCCTCGCGGGCCTTTTCGGCGATCTGCCGGGCCGTGAGCGTCTCGA
It encodes the following:
- a CDS encoding LolA-like protein → MSAHHRTWTPALFAALLAVALASGGSAYAGDDIETLTARQIAEKAREALLDAESVRITGEGDLREPGSPIELDLALDRSGNCAGTVGVGGEGSVEIIKRGETVWMKPDAAFWKNQVPGGGEAVRGLVGDRYLRGTTDTGLLRGIARVCDLDTFVDRLTDVPIGAIPLTKGEKTEVDGVGAIPVTGTPAGRTITLYVAAEGEPHPVRLVVASAGATKATVDFSDYDKPVPTATPPAGDSVDLNTLLG